Proteins co-encoded in one Oncorhynchus kisutch isolate 150728-3 linkage group LG1, Okis_V2, whole genome shotgun sequence genomic window:
- the LOC109892885 gene encoding TBC1 domain family member 24, whose amino-acid sequence MIHVSRTPKFSTCGTIHLDPSPMETTADQDQDLSSAARHRRPRSHSYYSPEDAKKYGVETAKDENVVRPRSRSFYSYETSELHREGNFTRSNAMRPRSNSLEKSGDRKTENSADGNLGIMARLNKRSKSNTNKHLPCRDLNGRRGSLKGVPMMTISESENWEISSCSGMKYGQFVDWEKIDPESSERYQRILKSDHQELKTMGRSGFWAMPHTLRAKAYYHIIHGINCRSINPDRDRYQDVAKKLFGEQKMSTHPFPEYMDDGVIPRYCLNEAGLNSVKKVLLCIGKHFPDINFCPILPALVALLLHFSEDEAECFHSICRLIAYNDPNKRYIDQTFLTYRASCMTFGDLANKYCRGIRKLIASSHQNLFEFYSDWIMWIFADLPFTYAIRVLDVYLLEGYKVLYRVALALLSLYKVSVSSRVADVEDFRRDMKSFVENVARHCTVEKLLERAFSIQLATRRELNLLFNANKDSLMQKGISIHQKRQSCQVVDFDSFRSSVVTGTEMRIVWAWIPERFALFNPKRLFSTNEHGRSLASFYSCVEGHEPAILLLKTVDEEVCGAFLSTDLIERKKYDSEEPAYFGTGESFVFTLRPGMERYQRAVVNITAKRQPSPDLRAARVCVYTSSGKEDSSSTPLSTTSTTNHTNLTCPSGTLQDPSYLTIPFTASSPGPLSPSPKRAKEQGASMFIAGDHERLVIGGDGGHALCLQADLEGGYTERCDTFESAPLCKRHFKIRSLEVWGIQNSISFSHYFSYCH is encoded by the exons ATGATCCATGTTTCAAGAACGCCCAAGTTCTCCACTTGTGGGACTATACATTTAGACCCGTCTCCTATGGAAACAACCGCTGACCAGGACCAGGACTTGAGCTCAGCAGCCAGACACAGAAGACCCAGGTCCCATTCCTACTACAGCCCAGAGGACGCCAAAAAGTATGGCGTCGAGACGGCGAAAGATGAGAACGTTGTCAGGCCACGCTCCAGGTCTTTCTATAGTTACGAGACGTCTGAACTCCACAGAGAAGGAAACTTTACCAGGTCCAACGCCATGAGGCCAAGATCCAACTCCCTGGAGAAGAGTGGGGACAGGAAGACGGAGAATAGTGCGGATGGGAATCTGGGGATCATGGCTCGGCTCAACAAGAGATCCAAGTCCAACACCAACAAACACTTGCCATGCAGAGATCTCAATG GCAGAAGAGGCAGTCTGAAGGGTGTCCCCATGATGACCATCTCTGAATCAGAGAACTGGGAGATCAGCTCCTGTTCTGGCATGAAGTATGGCCAGTTTGTGGACTGGGAGAAGATCGACCCTGAATCTTCAGAGCGCTACCAGAGGATTCTGAAGTCGGACCACCAGGAGCTGAAGACCATGGGTCGATCAGGGTTCTGGGCCATGCCCCATACACTAAGGGCCAAGGCCTATTATCATATAATTCATGGTATCAACTGCAGGTCCATCAACCCGGATCGAGATCGTTACCAGGATGTGGCCAAGAAGCTCTTCGGGGAGCAGAAGATGAGCACACACCCGTTCCCTGAGTACATGGATGATGGCGTGATCCCTAG GTACTGCCTCAACGAAGCTGGTCTCAATTCTGTCAAAAAGGTCCTCCTCTGCATCGGCAAGCACTTTCCGGACATCAACTTCTGCCCAATCCTCCCAGCCTTGGTGGCTCTCCTCCTGCATTTCAGCGAAGATGAAGCAGAGTGCTTCCACAGTATCTGCCGCCTTATCGCCTACAATGACCCCAACAAGCGCTACATCGACCAGACATTCCTCACCTACCGGGCCTCCTGCATGACCTTCGGTGACTTGGCCAACAAGTACTGCCGCGGCATCCGCAAGCTCATCGCCAGCTCCCACCAGAACCTCTTTGAGTTCTACTCTGATTGGATCATGTGGATCTTTGCCGACCTCCCCTTCACATACGCTATCAGGGTCCTGGATGTCTATCTCCTGGAGGGTTACAAGGTTCTCTACAGGGTGGCTCTGGCTCTTCTCAGCTTGTACAAGGTCTCGGTTTCGTCTCGTGTCGCCGACGTGGAGGACTTCAGGCGAGACATGAAGAGCTTTGTGGAGAATGTGGCACGTCACTGCACGGTGGAGAAGCTGCTGGAGAGGGCCTTCAGTATCCAGCTGGCCACGCGGAGGGAGCTCAACCTACTGTTCAACGCTAACAAGGACTCACTCATGCAGAAAGGCATCAGTATCCACCAGAAGCG GCAGTCGTGCCAGGTAGTGGATTTTGACAGCTTCAGGTCCAGCGTTGTTACGGGGACAGAGATGAGGATTGTCTGGGCCTGGATCCCTGAACGCTTTGCCCTCTTCAATCCCAAAAGGCTGTTCAGCACCAACGAACATGGCCGAAGCCTGGCCTC ATTTTATTCCTGTGTTGAGGGGCATGAGCCAGCGATCTTGCTTCTGAAAACTGTGGATGAAGAG GTCTGTGGTGCCTTCCTGTCGACAGATTTGATTGAGCGGAAAAAGTATGATTCAGAAGAACCTGCGTATTTTGGGACTGGGGAGAGCTTTGTTTTCACG CTTCGTCCAGGCATGGAGCGCTACCAACGGGCTGTGGTTAACATTACGGCCAAGAGACAACCTTCTCCAGACCTTCGAGCTGCTCGGGTCTGTGTATACACTTCCTCTGGTAAAGAGGactcctcctctaccccactctccaCCACCTCTACTACCAACCACACCAACCTGACCTGTCCATCCGGGACCCTCCAGGACCCTAGCTACCTGACCATCCCCTTCACCGCCTCCTCCCCCggacctctctccccctcacccaaGAGGGCCAAGGAACAAGGGGCCTCCATGTTCATCGCCGGAGACCATGAAAGGCTAGTCATTG GTGGCGATGGGGGTCATGCTCTCTGCCTCCAGGCTGATCTGGAGGGGGGCTACACGGAGCGATGTGACACCTTCGAGAGCGCCCCTCTCTGCAAGAGACACTTCAAGATCCGATCACTGGAGGTGTGGGGAATTCAGAACTCTATCTCGTTCTCACACTACTTCTCTTACTGTCATTAA